Within the Hevea brasiliensis isolate MT/VB/25A 57/8 chromosome 2, ASM3005281v1, whole genome shotgun sequence genome, the region aatatttcattgAAGTAATACAAATAGAAAACATATATTATTTTTCTCTTAAATTATATGTGCAGAGAAAAAAATAAATcggattaattaactaattaaaattgatgcataaacataaaaatatacctgaactggagagaattgctGCTTATAAAAATCTGAAGCCTCCTGATAAACATCAAGACCAAGACTCCTGCAGACCTGAGCATCAACCAAACAACTCCTAATCTCATCCCAATTCTTCCCTTGCTCAAAATGATTTCGCAGCCAGTTGGAGTAGTCTCCAAGCCTGTACTCCTTAAACCCTAACCCTGACAAGGCCTTGCCTGCACCTTCATTCGTAACGACAAAAGTGAGGGCCAGGTAAGCCGCCAACCCAATCACCATAACAAATGAAACAAAAGAATACATCCACAGGAAAATGGTGACGTTCCAGAATGAACCCATTAGCCCTATCAAAGCCATAACCAATATGAACACTCCTATTATCATTAACGGATTCTGGAGGACTTTCTGGCAATCAGAGCCGCTGTGCTGGCGGAGGTACAAGGAAGAGCTGATGGTGGCGATGCCAAACATCATCAGCATTATATTCATCATTGAAAATATGCAATTTGTTATGCGAATCATGGTGGGGCCTTGACCTTGAAGGAGTAGGAGGGTTTTTTGGCGCGAATTAATTAATGGTTTTTAGTTATTAACTGTTACGTACGTAGCGAATGATGAGGCTACGCACCAGTTTCTTGATCTCTCTTCTTGATTCTTGATTTTTGTTTGAGATAAAGAAAATGATTCCTTTTGAGATTAATTAAGAGCTTAATTTTTTGCATTTGTTTATTCAACTTTATTACGAATATGCCATTTTCTTGTTAGATTTGGTCGTGGTATTAGCTCCTAACTCGCCATTTCATCATCGAAAGTGGTGGTGGACCATGAAAACCGGTTTCTACTCTACCTAACATTgtctaaataaaattatattaaatgtgTGGTAAACACATTTCTCAACCGGAGAATTATAACCAAAGGGCATGATGGGGTGATAGGTCTTGCTGTTTTATATATTAAATGTTGTCTTCGCTCTTGAAACCCTTCTCAAGTTTGATGGTAGATTCCTTTTCATGGAATTATAAGAACGTCAAACAAATGAGAGAACTATAAATTTAAAAAGTTAATAAACATTATGCATTGGTATATATGAAAGAATTAATTATAATGGAAAGAAGTGATGTCTTACAAAAAAATGCAACAAAATCTTAAG harbors:
- the LOC110640571 gene encoding tetraspanin-8-like, producing MIRITNCIFSMMNIMLMMFGIATISSSLYLRQHSGSDCQKVLQNPLMIIGVFILVMALIGLMGSFWNVTIFLWMYSFVSFVMVIGLAAYLALTFVVTNEGAGKALSGLGFKEYRLGDYSNWLRNHFEQGKNWDEIRSCLVDAQVCRSLGLDVYQEASDFYKQQFSPVQSGCCKPPRYCGFEFKNATFWIMPKSGPSVEDSDCTTWSNTQDKLCYDCKSCKRGVLDNIKNEWRSLAVMNFCLLAFVVLVYSTSCCTRRNLSQSKYYKDYYP